A DNA window from Calliphora vicina chromosome 1, idCalVici1.1, whole genome shotgun sequence contains the following coding sequences:
- the LOC135963298 gene encoding uncharacterized protein LOC135963298, with protein sequence MFQDTLLIIKPDYLAKRKPLLLHLLQEGFFIKAQRKILFTPELAAEFYQDLAEDRCFMFQVILLSKGNSEAFILAKECAVEVLINDMVCYFGTSIEMEQNIHVTKCLTKVQREISFIFPNYIHEPIYCPEQIKFCTNNSLVQSTITTLYDIVKNREKDPHKSWKEKLAESLILANKTLPHISNQCCHSSNLNAQDMAQQTKITCFKHVKEDDGNYLSSDMDISKYCSSLNFTTSSCVSCSGFDSGAECIKQTYERPLSEVIKARTAPLTAQESSSISTVETVQENVLEELVMDEHVAVVDVADFGEDQVLYDNEKEENVKSDLADGEGLDNDIITDFNMEIKADVILTTEPANINDNAINEIPDIESPQLSTNDNKVSIEDIAVTMEESAHPAAEDNKQSVEEIVQSPEENELASAIENKKSSVEISAPLDKNVLPVIGDALHSSV encoded by the exons ATGTTTCAGGATACATTGTTAATAATTAAGCCTGATTATTTGGCGAAACGAAAGCCTCTTTTATTGCATTTGTTACAAGAAGGATTCTTTATAAAGGCTCAACGAAAAATTCTCTTTACTCCCGAACTGGCCGCTGAATTTTATCAAGACCTGGCTGAAGATCGTTGTTTTATGTTTCAAGTTATTTTATTGTCGAAAGGAAACTCGGAAGCATTTATTTTAGCTAAAGAATGTGCGGTGGAGGTTTTAATCAATGACATGGTGTGTTATtt TGGTACTTCAATAGAAATGGAACAAAACATCCATGTTACCAAATGTCTTACCAAAGTTCAAagagaaattagttttatatttccCAACT ATATTCACGAACCAATCTATTGtccagaacaaattaaattttgcacTAACAATTCCCTTGTTCAGTCCACAATAACCACACTGTACGATATTGTAAAAAATCGCGAAAAAGATCCGCACAAAAGTTGGAAAGAGAAATTAGCGGAATCTTTAATTTTGGCCAATAAAACTTTACCTCACATTTCCAATCAATGTTGCCACAGTTCAAATCTGAATGCACAAGATATGGCACAGCAAACTAAAATCACTTGCTTTAAACATGTAAAGGAAGATGATGGAAACTACTTATCCTCTGACATGGACATTAGTAAATATTGCAGCTCACTTAATTTTACAACGAGTTCTTGTGTGTCTTGTTCGGGTTTCGACAGTGGTGCTGAATGTATAAAACAGACTTATGAACGACCTTTATCAGAAGTAATAAAAGCTCGTACAGCGCCCTTGACGGCCCAGGAATCATCTAGCATTTCTACAGTAGAGACTGTACAAGAAAATGTTTTAGAAGAATTGGTTATGGATGAACATGTAGCTGTGGTAGATGTTGCTGATTTTGGGGAAGATCAAGTTTTATATGATAATGAAAAGGAAGAAAACGTTAAATCCGATTTAGCAGATGGGGAAGGTTTAGATAATGATATAATTACAGATTTTAATATGGAAATTAAAGCTGATGTTATTCTAACAACTGAACCAGCGAACATAAATGATAATGCTATTAATGAAATACCAGATATTGAATCACCTCAATTATCTACAAATGATAATAAGGTATCTATTGAAGATATCGCAGTCACAATGGAAGAAAGCGCACATCCTGCAGCAGAAGATAACAAACAGTCTGTAGAAGAAATCGTACAATCGCCAGAGGAAAACGAACTTGCAtctgctatagaaaataaaaaatctagtGTAGAGATCTCAGCCCCCTTGGACAAAAATGTACTTCCAGTTATTGGAGATGCTCTTCATTCAAGTGTTTAA
- the Sap-r gene encoding uncharacterized protein Sap-r has product MKRFDIGLCAIVAAFAVFGLVDSSPLNQNRLLGAEKCTWGPSYWCSNITNAKGCNAVRHCIQTVWENHQVPVDNDSICQICKDMVTQARDQLRSNETMEELKEVFEGSCNLIPLKVVKKECCKLADNFIPELVEALSSQMNPDQVCSVAGLCNNAEIDRLLTKYYTSALDGTLKEEDDVSAEIIVPTHTKEVAVDAPKKPLLSCGNCYNMATLMTTKFQSTNRDDVLDKILHICGEMSSFSDACANIALTYFNDIYDHIQENLQPAGVCHISGVCAARYHQHPEDPKEEEPIDLMAAGNDDIPCELCQQLVRHLRDVLVANTTESEFKQVMEGLCNQTKGFRTECLSIVDQYYDLIYQSLVNNLDANGACFLIGVCPKGSDALFQGEMMPLLPALPPAEIKVTIRKKLGANEPKFTQEDLKAMTLPIDHLMGAANPGLLVEGGELCTICEYLLHFIQESLATPSTEDEIKHAVNGICNKFPNSIKGQCHNFIDMYGDAVIALLIQGLDPREVCPKMQMCPPNHENHDDMEVFEPQPSDEQDKPTCPLCLFAVEQAQEKIKNDKSKKNIANVLNKLCNHLPQKLQNECVDFVQTYSSELVDMLITDFKPQEICVALKLCPKAKNYLDDMGISLENESEEVDDIAFNEINDSEEMPVEIIFQEQHSEVSSPNCLLCVEIVKLAEKRLNKHTTKEDIKKALEQSCQKLRKNLQPKCHQYVDKYGDKIAELLLKEMEPKLICAELGLCLFSEQEDLEIDEALKYDVIAMPNENAVWIKNDRFVGMDEGMTLQEPPTCVLCEFVMTKLEMELKNKTEQEEIKRTIKNICNHMPQTVAKSCDKFVEQYANAIITLVGSVPPKEICQKLQLCFAGLSEVVNDEVIECGVCHGASMALLPYFRKHTEHDEIGAIDMINVGCENLPAKYYQICSEMIRIYGKSIMHLSERIVVDESHICSDIGKCFENEKSNLAFARISV; this is encoded by the exons atgaaaCGATTTGATATTGGCCTTTGTGCCATCGTAGCTGCATTTGCAGTTTTTG GTTTGGTTGATTCGTCACCTCTAAACCAAAATCGTTTGTTGGGAGCTGAAAAATGCACCTGGGGACCCTCATATTGGTGCAGTAATATAAC CAATGCTAAAGGTTGTAATGCTGTACGCCATTGTATACAAACCGTTTGGGAAAATCATCAAGTACCCGTTGACAATGATTCCATTTGCCAAATTTGCAAAGATATGGTCACCCAGGCACGCGATCAATTGCGCAGCAATGAGACCATGGAAGAGTTGAAGGAAGTATTTGAGGGCTCTTGCAATCTAATACCCCTTAAGGTTGTGAAAAAAGAATGCTGCAAATTGGCTGATAATTTTATACCCGAATTGGTGGAGGCTTTGTCATCACAAATGAATCCAGAT CAAGTTTGTTCTGTTGCGGGTCTTTGTAACAATGCTGAAATCGACAGATTACTTACGAAATACTATACTTCCGCCTTGGATGGCACACTTAAAGAAGAAGACGATGTTAGTGCTGAAATTATTGTGCCCACACATACAAAAGAAGTGGCTGTTGATGCTCCCAAAAAACCTCTCTTAAGCTGTGGCAATTGTTACAACATGGCCACCTTGATGACCACTAAATTCCAGTCAACCAATCGTGATGATGTTCTAGACAAAATTCTTCATATCTGCGGTGAAATGTCTTCCTTTTCGGATGCCTGTGCCAATATCGCCCTCACATATTTCAATGATATCTACGATCATATTCAAGAGAATCTACAACCAGCTGGTGTTTGTCATATTTCTGGTGTATGTGCTGCTAGATATCATCAACATCCCGAAGATCCCAAAGAGGAGGAACCTATTGATTTAATGGCAGCAGGTAACGATGATATTCCTTGCGAGTTGTGCCAGCAATTGGTGCGTCATTTGCGTGATGTATTGGTGGCCAATACCACCGAAAGTGAATTCAAACAAGTGATGGAGGGTTTGTGCAATCAAACCAAGGGTTTCCGTACAGAATGTTTAAGCATTGTCGatcaatattatgatttgatttatCAAAGTTTGGTAAATAATTTGGATGCCAATGGCGCTTGCTTCCTTATCGGTGTGTGTCCCAAGGGTTCTGATGCCTTGTTCCAAGGAGAAATGATGCCATTATTGCCTGCATTGCCACCAGCTGAAATTAAAGTAACCATCCGCAAGAAGTTGGGTGCTAATGAACCTAAATTCACTCAAGAAGATCTCAAAGCCATGACTTTGCCCATTGATCATCTCATGGGAGCTGCTAATCCCGGTCTACTCGTAGAAGGCGGCGAACTTTGCACCATTTGTGAATATTTGTTGCATTTTATACAAGAATCATTGGCCACCCCATCAACTGAAGATGAAATCAAACACGCTGTCAATGGCATTTGCAACAAATTCCCCAACAGCATTAAGGGTCAATGTCACAATTTCATTGATATGTACGGTGATGCTGTCATAGCTCTTTTGATTCAGGGTTTGGATCCTCGTGAAGTTTGCCCCAAAATGCAAATGTGTCCTCCTAACCATGAAAATCATGACGATATGGAAGTCTTCGAACCCCAACCTTCCGACGAACAAGATAAACCCACCTGTCCCTTATGTTTGTTTGCTGTAGAACAGGCTCaggagaaaatcaaaaatgacAAATCAAAG aAAAACAttgcaaatgttttaaacaagTTATGCAACCATTTgccacaaaaattacaaaacgaaTGTGTGGACTTTGTCCAAACCTATTCATCCGAATTGGTCGATATGTTGATTACCGATTTCAAACCCCAAGAGATTTGTGTTGCTTTGAAACTCTGCCCCAAggctaaaaactatttagatgaTATGGGCATTAGTTTGGAAAATGAGAGTGAGGAAGTCGATGATATAG ctTTCAACGAAATCAATGATAGCGAAGAAATGCCCGTTGAAATTATATTCCAAGAACAACATAGTGAGGTCAGTTCACCAAATTGTCTTTTATGCGTAGAAATCGTTAAGTTGGCTGAGAAACGTTTGAACAAACATACAACCAAA GAAGATATTAAGAAAGCTTTAGAACAATCATGTCAAAAATTACGCAAGAATTTACAGCCTAAATGTCATCAATATGTTGACAAATACGGTGATAAAATTGCCGAATTACTTCTGAAAGAAATGGAACCAAAATTAATTTGTGCTGAATTAGGCCTGTGTCTATTTAGTGAACAAGAAGATT tgGAAATTGATGAAGCTTTGAAATACGATGTGATTGCCATGCCAAACGAAAATGCAGTATGGATTAAAAATGATCGTTTTGTGGGCATGGATGAAGGCATGACCTTGCAGGAACCTCCCACCTGTGTTTTGTGTGAATTTGTAATGACCAAACTGGAAAtggaattgaaaaataaaaccgAACAAGAGGAAATCAAACGCACCATTAAGAACATTTGCAATCACATGCCCCAGACAGTGGCTAAAAGTTGTGACAAGTTTGTGGAACAGTATGCCAATGCCATTATAACATTGGTAGGCAGTGTGCCACCCAAGGAGATTTGTCAGAAATTGCAATTGTGCTTTGCCGGTTTAAGTGAAGTGGTTAATG ATGAAGTTATTGAATGTGGTGTTTGCCATGGCGCCTCAATGGCTTTGTTGCCTTATTTTAGAAAACACACCGAACACGATGAAATTGGTGCCATTGATATGATTAATGTGGGCTGTGAAAATTTACCAGCtaaatattatcaaatt TGCTCTGAAATGATACGCATTTATGGCAAAAGTATTATGCATTTGTCTGAACGCATTGTTGTAGACGAGTCTCACATTTGTAGCGATATAGGCAAATGTTTTGAGAATGAAAAATCTAATTTGGCTTTTGCCAGAATTTCag TTTAA